The Schistocerca americana isolate TAMUIC-IGC-003095 chromosome 8, iqSchAmer2.1, whole genome shotgun sequence genome contains the following window.
CTGAGTAATGTGAGGTAGGTAAAATAATGTGACATTTAATGGTATCCCTTTTGCATATACTATCCTAACAGAAATGGAAAGTTGGGATTTGAGAAGCATATATGAGCTGTAAAATTGCCAATAGACACAGATTTTGAGTGCTGAATGTCAGTTTACAGACCAAATGATCATTCACTCTCATGTAACAGGCTTAATAGAGTGCCTGATCACAGAATAAGGAATTGGATTTGGATCAGGAAGACTATACACTACTGGAGGTTTAACTTTGAATAAAGTACCAGAAATTTAGACAGTAATATGTTGAGACACAGGATTTGTAAATTTCCTAGGTTCTAATAATTTTGAAAGAAACTAACTGCTAACCATAAATAGGATATACCAGACAGGTGACAGCAGTAATTCAAATTTTAGCATAAAATACAGTATTACAACTGGCCAATCAACAATCAAAGGTGAAACTCATTCTACGAAAATAATCTATAAGGTAAATACACAAATTACAAGTGATTTGCAAAGATTATGGGCCAATAATATCTAAAATTAAAGCCAAAAAATGGGCTTCTATGGTTAAGATCTAGTTATTTTAAAATAATACAGTGGCTACAGTGCCCTCAAAATAATTACCAGGCTTCAAATACCAAGAATTAAACAGTAACACAgatatgacaaaaataaatttttcaggcacagagaaaagaaaaaaaaaatccatatgacttgttgtgtacatagttccgcatagtcagcgcgtacacaactttcccaccagagcgagcactgctaagcacaacagcgcaggcacagcactcgcccgtctccgcactacgagatggcgctgccttagagacggaccaaattctgcttccgccgatccacgtattaatatgtaacgcagccaatgagattgctgctaacgtagaaccttttctcctcgtggatcacactcgcgcagtgatacatgaacgcacgaggtattataacgagtgtacagacctccgattagtcagtgtgcatttgtctgcagcagtctgtaccagtctatagtcaagtttaagtctgcacctaagaagatcatcatattcctgtacatagccatgaagataaatgtatagacactttgtcaagtatcagagatatgtgagaataagattaacgtacccagaccaaaggaacttcagattgtcaattgtaaatagcatccagaataaagttacataatgtctatgctttttattattttaataaatgtgtgtgaaaattaatcaagttctgtttaaagttggtcaccgtcaatctgctactctaagcatgcaagtggcatttctatcgtctgaatgATAATGAATTTTTCTCATGCAATATAGCCTGCATTATTAAGTTTTTGAAAACTACTACTgtgttaaccctaggatgcatatacagggcctctgAGGCCCTtttatgtcttcatttttaaaaaattctgtaattttttgtttgatttcaaactgctttccagtactctaaCACtatgacattcctcctatcaagtctgaatgAGATACCTTTTCAagtttttttgtataattcaatatgtTTACCCATACActgtgaatgcataagcagggcttcagaagccctcacacatttacaaatgttctttagcctatattgtcttcaacatttgtttgggagcagttattaattcaacaataactgtagtggtatttccagcaacaggagtgccaacagcagcagtagctgtagtagtaatagtataactaagaaataatacacactactttcacgtATTGGCAATGTCTGTGTATTTTAGATTtttttgcgatcaaatgttttattattacatAGTATAGTTAttctgtgctgctcttgtcagcctcattgttactgtagttagTTTGTTGCtacaaggcccatattgttacgagtatgactcgtttagtgctgcacaagctgctgttcgagagacacgccttttgctatggcttcgacatgCAAAGCAAGAGCGTCAGTacatgcaaatgcagctaattttgaaagtgttgtggctcagcggtttgaagatgatgattcttccaaggaaggaaatatttttgaagatgcaagtagtgaagaatcagccaatgtacctgcagatgtgaatagtgaggcagatgacagtccttccgataatattactccATCAgggtctgaaaatgaagaaccaccacaaaaaggtattgaagaccacacatacattagtcggaagggaacaatttggaaattagatcctcctgcaacttttcatacacctgtccataatatcgtaaagaaggaaccagcccgtggtttgaaaacctgtaaacctaaggatgcctgggactatttcatctccaaggaaatactagagaatcatcaactgcaaaaatattgaaggcagaagagtggctgctttacgtggtaaaacgtgctgaaatggagggttttcttggtcttttactgctttctggtgttgagaagagttaggatgtccctattagagaattattcttggatggaaaggcaaatcctacatataaggccaccatgtcactaaatagattcgaggatataaggagaatgattagatttgatgacaggcgtacccgtgaatctcgatctgcagatgacaaacttgcagctgttcactatgtatgggaactatttcttgacaagtgtagaaatagaatgattcccaatgatttgctcacagttgacgaacagctagtcccattccgtggaagatgcagcttcacccagtatatgtcCTCTAAATCAGcgaagtatggcataaaaatattttggttatgtgatgctacatctacatatgctttagacggaattgtttacacaggaaggaagccccatgaacctatatagaaaaatctgggatggaatgtgGTGAatgatcttgctaaaagcattgaaggatcatgaAAAATATTAGTGTTGACAACTtttttactagtgtgcagctgggaGAACAGATGCTTccgaagcaaattacagtggtgggaacaagcaaacaaaataaaccagaaattcctaatgagatgaaaccatctgcatcaagagcgattcattcctctttttTTTGGATTTAAAGGTGGCATTACAATGGTGattcatgttcccaaaaagaaagtctgtagttctcattagcacaatgcatcacgacagaaacattgatgaaactcgtgcaaaaaagaaaccagatataataaagttctataactctacgaagggtggagtagatcaaatggaccagaaaatttgtTATTACACTTGGAAGAGACAAACAAGAAtacggccatttgcattatggatgaatatgatggacgtcgcagcaacaaacagtaaaattttattttccgcccaacatctgacataccatagtggaagaagtgataaaaggcgtttgttcctaagagatttagcagaggaaatggtaagaccactaatggaacttcatATCCAGATCCCTAATCATCCAAAGAAAATCGTTGCGgtcatgcaaagatgtggtgttcaaaaagaggtcattgccgaaccaactacctgtttcaggaaaaagatttatttactgtccatgtaataaacacaggaaaagtgctatgacatgcattaagtgtaaaaccaacatttgtaattaacatagtggcgttctttgtgcttcttgtttgtcacatgctgaaaactaagaaaaatgcaattttttgagaacaatgaataataactttttgtcaaaatattgcctatatacatattGCGAATGAcgagtatgttttaattgaagaaattggttgtcataaatgttataaaatgtaaattgcaatttataagtgaattaataaaattatttgtaatgttgtatgtaaatggatgtaactaataaaaattcactcaagagttcttttttttaaaaattaataaaatgttaatcaggcccaccagatcctgttactgtatcttcggaatctttcaatatgacaataaatttgacagaaataaatttaactccaaagaatgattatatgaaaagaggaaaattttaaattagggcagggtcttggaggccctgcatatgcattcatgcgTGTTTTcagcaccatgcatcctagggttaataaAGTCTCATACTTGAAGGTACTCTTATTGAAAGATCATCAGAACACAATCATTTAAAACCATCTCAATAACACTGCCAAGCAAAATGTTAGTTTCAGAACACTAGACTGCTATTGATCATGATTCCACCTTTAACAGCATTTAATCAACAGCAACGAAAAAGAGGAATCGTAGAACAGTCAAAGGTTTTCCTGTACCTCTCAGGTAGGCACACAAATGCATATGCAAACATTTTCAATACAAAAGTCTATAGTTTCAATGCAATGAATTGCTGGTACAGCATCCTACAAAAAGTGGGTAACATGGGATTGtattataaaggaaaaagcagcaGACTACAAGGATAAAGCCATGGAGATCCCTTTAACAAATGAAGACAGACAGCAATATTGTTCCTGTTTACTACAGCAAGCAGTAATTTAAAAGGATCACACAGAAAAGGACTTTCATGTAAAAAGCAAACAAGGGGGTATGTCTGGGTAATGCCCAGTGAACTGGCAGATTACAAATCTACAACTCCTATGAGCAGTTTCAGTTCCCATAATTTGTGGCAAAAACTATAATCACTGATAACAATGCCTCAAGTCTTGGGATGAATATGTTACATTACAGTTCATGTACTTCACGTTTCCCAATAATTTCAAGAAGAGGGCAAGGAGCCATAAGATCCAGTCCCCAACTTTATTAAAGACACATGAATTCAGGAATTCTTTACTTTAGACCTAGCTGTAATCTAAAGAATTAAACATGCCAGTAAAGACATACAGGTTTACTAGCAAGCAATCCAAGTAGTATACAGAATGTTTTGAACAAACATAACTAAGGGAAGCAGTTAGCCACAGAAAAAATCAATCAAAAAATCTATCAGTTCATACACGCGTGTAAAATTTTGGTTTCCCGACTGCATGCACAATGCGAGAACCACACAATACATAAAATTCATTATACTCACCTGGATGAGAATCAACTGGTGAGACTAAGCCAGGGGCGCTTCTTGTTCTATCAATAGTGTCAACTAATGGACTTTTGGTCTTGTTATCAGCATCGATACTAGATTTTTCTTTGGAACCAGGAGGCTGTTCGTTAGATTTTCCACTGAAGTAATTCTTCAAACTGCCCATTACACTCTACCAACAAAACAATGCATTAAACAATTTTGATCCCCAATTAACATTCACCAACGTAATTTGCGAACTGAAGTGGAGCTTAGTCAAAAACAACTTCGAATtccttccattaaaaaaaaaaaaaagtgatatttgCCTGCAAATTTCGTGTCACCTGCAGAGATCAACCTAAACATTACGTGCATCGGGAATCATTCCTTCTACGTACCTTGATGCCCTGAATATGTTTTTGGCTGAATCGCAGAGTTGCGTTAATATCATCCAGTCTCTTGTCTGTACGTTCCAACTGCTCTCTTTGACGCAATAGTTCCTGTgcatcaattacaaaatgattaaaCACCAAAAAGTTTAAGCAAACAttttaacaaaattacattttcacataaaatttacttCTGCTGTCGCAACTCCAATCTGTTCCGAATCCCGCAACATTGTAATGGACCTGTTGGAAGACGCTAAAGTTCTTTCTTCTATTTCTCGTTTTCTCTCAAGCAACTGTTGTCTCCTGTCTTCTAAATCTACCCTATCTTGATTATAACTTGATTTTCCAACTCTCGAATTTCGTAGGAAcgtttcatcatcaacatcatcctcTATGGCGAAAAAAGGGCTATTCTGATTACTTAAATAGCGTTGCCCTGCCATCACTAAACCTTTCACGATCACCTTTCCTGTCACAGAGCTACAACTACACAAAAATTTTGACAACCTTCCACACAAAGCAATATCACTAACCACAGTCAACTACTAAACTCCATGTGACTGTAGAATGTAGATGAAACGTCACACTAATATCGATTGTAGCTAATTTTCGATTACAACGGCGTTATCGATTTGGCATGTAGCCTACACCACAACAAAAGGATTTTGTCTTCAGCAAGGTGAAAAATCATGGAGTTAAGAATAAGCTTACCGCCATCTGAAAAATCTactaaatttgtaatttattttctgattttcaGAATCATCAGATTTTGCATTTACTTCCGTTCACGAGTGCACCCCACAGTtagtgaaaaaaataatgaaaataaagcgAATTTTATCTACAGGAGCAAAAAAAGCATTCTTTTATCAACTGTTTCTTGCCGAAACTGCAGACTCTACAATTgcagatttgaaaatattttttataaaaacagTATAGAAGGTGCCATATATTGACAATCTATTCAACTAACACGCACAACAGCTGTTGCAGTTTTTTGATTCTTTACAAAACCGTAGTGTGTCATGCGACTTCTGTCATACACGTCGATGTAAAGAATTTAGAAGGTGTCATTATTGATAATCTAATTTTACTATAATGCACAACAGCAGTGAAAGTTGCTTACTTTCTTTAACCAAGTGTTGTATACTGCATGAATAAACTGAATTACATCAATATTCACCATCACAATAAACACCATTTACTTTTATAGCTTAATATATTTAACTTTCAATTCTTCATTACTTCACAGCATTTGCAACGTTACATTGTATTTGTACCTCTGATAATCTCAGTCTACATCGCCAGCAATggtaaaagaaatatttactgccaggaatatttatttcttatTAATCTTTCTTAACAAATAagtaattatatacaaaacaaaGACTTCTTTCTTCCATATTTCGTGTTTCCATGATGCCACAGGGCACACATGCAGACCATATTCAATCCCACAGAAATCAATTTACAAAATGTTTCACAATTCTGTTTATTGCGATTGTATGATCAATAAATGGTGGTTGTACAACAATTAAACAATATGTTATTTCCAATATGTTACTCGGAGAGGCGAATGTTTACCTCTGTTTTGATTCCATCCAACTAGAAGAAATAGGCAATGTTCAGTTGTACCACAAAGAATTCTTGAACACTTTAAATCCATTTGGTTTACCACCTTATCAACTGTTTTACAAAATGCTACTATTATGTTTATTAGAAATCTTAACACTAATCAGGGATTGATTAATGTTGCAAAATGAGTGGTTACTCATTTAGGTGAGTACATCATCTCTGTTTAATTCATTGGCTCTAATAAAACTTTACTAATCCCCACAATAACCTCACACCTTTGTA
Protein-coding sequences here:
- the LOC124544883 gene encoding synaptosomal-associated protein 29 isoform X1, with the protein product MAGQRYLSNQNSPFFAIEDDVDDETFLRNSRVGKSSYNQDRVDLEDRRQQLLERKREIEERTLASSNRSITMLRDSEQIGVATAEELLRQREQLERTDKRLDDINATLRFSQKHIQGIKSVMGSLKNYFSGKSNEQPPGSKEKSSIDADNKTKSPLVDTIDRTRSAPGLVSPVDSHPDPDGVILSEGLSSASLFTSAGLRTRGLTTDTFASADTNDMSDMQLALDRNLEEMCGSLSRLKGLAAGLGEEIDSQNELLDKITDKTDTADTTLQRQNKDMRRLLGKK
- the LOC124544883 gene encoding synaptosomal-associated protein 29 isoform X2, which produces MAGQRYLSNQNSPFFAIEDDVDDETFLRNSRVGKSSYNQDRVDLEDRRQQLLERKREIEERTLASSNRSITMLRDSEQIGVATAEELLRQREQLERTDKRLDDINATLRFSQKHIQGIKSVMGSLKNYFSGKSNEQPPGSKEKSSIDADNKTKSPLVDTIDRTRSAPGLVSPVDSHPGLRTRGLTTDTFASADTNDMSDMQLALDRNLEEMCGSLSRLKGLAAGLGEEIDSQNELLDKITDKTDTADTTLQRQNKDMRRLLGKK